From Numida meleagris isolate 19003 breed g44 Domestic line chromosome 4, NumMel1.0, whole genome shotgun sequence, the proteins below share one genomic window:
- the LOC110397512 gene encoding endogenous retrovirus group K member 113 Gag polyprotein-like → VQIADWTKIADTLDEKGLSESVPEFLVVVTDDGVAQWVPLDPKGVARLVDAVEKKGLRLPLTLNTLEALTAPGPLLPHDIESPMRMVLEPVQYTLWKEEWSTQLKIVLAAAENDPAHPAFGSNLHRLMGTAAGMGGTPHGQLVLLRPDEVLVTSEAAVTAFRKFVRTAVPASLWSDIEQGPNESFQDFANRLIKAVEESDLPRAIHNPVIVDCLKQKSHENVRDLLCSAPGKLTTPGEIVKYVLDKQKPTPLTNEGLAAAIMTVRGPSRGPCYRYGEYAHIKAQCGTRKNDSVVCQLCGKKGHTARQCRKQRARNQGNEMGREPQARGPSHVSKNGPMTNSLSLSVPPLRFLKRPM, encoded by the coding sequence GTCCAGATTGCTGATTGGACTAAGATAGCAGATACATTAGATGAGAAGGGCCTATCAGAATCGGTTCCTGAGTTTCTGGTTGTGGTTACTGATGACGGGGTAGCGCAATGGGTTCCACTAGATCCGAAAGGAGTAGCGCGGTTAGTGGATGCAGTGGAAAAGAAGGGGCTAAGATTGCCCCTAACTTTAAATACCTTGGAAGCTTTAACGGCGCCGGGCCCATTGCTTCCCCATGATATTGAAAGCCCTATGCGTATGGTCCTTGAGCCAGTACAATACACCCTCTGGAAGGAGGAGTGGAGTACTCAGCTTAAAATAgtactggcagcagcagaaaatgacCCAGCCCATCCTGCATTTGGTAGTAATTTACACAGGCTTATGGGTACCGCTGCAGGAATGGGAGGGACCCCTCATGGTCAACTCGTATTACTGCGACCAGACGAAGTATTAGTAACTTCTGAAGCAGCTGTGACTGCGTTCAGAAAGTTTGTTCGCACTGCGGTACCCGCAAGTCTTTGGTCAGATATAGAACAGGGTCCGAATGAATCGTTTCAGGACTTCGCTAACAGATTGATAAAAGCAGTGGAGGAGTCAGACTTGCCTAGGGCAATACATAATCCAGTGATTGTGGACTGCCTTAAGCAAAAGTCCCATGAGAATGTGAGAGATCTTTTATGTTCAGCTCCCGGAAAATTAACCACACCAGGAGAGATCGTTAAGTATGTTTTGGATAAGCAGAAGCCCACACCCCTGACAAATGAGGGACTTGCAGCAGCCATAATGACAGTAAGAGGCCCCTCTAGAGGCCCTTGCTACCGTTATGGTGAATATGCGCATATTAAAGCACAGTGCGGCACCAGAAAAAATGATAGTGTTGTTTGTCAACTGTGTGGAAAAAAGGGACATACTGCACGgcagtgcagaaagcagagggctCGGAATCAGGGAAACGAGATGGGGAGGGAGCCACAGGCCCGAGGCCCCTCCCATGTATCCAAGAATGGGCCAATGACCAACTCACTGAGCCTGTCGGTTCCTCCTCTGAGGTTTCTCAAACGCCCAATGTAG